A DNA window from Panthera tigris isolate Pti1 chromosome X, P.tigris_Pti1_mat1.1, whole genome shotgun sequence contains the following coding sequences:
- the CCDC160 gene encoding coiled-coil domain-containing protein 160 has protein sequence MDARRKHWKENMFAPFFSAQDVLDEDSQPESSSEQMTLDKANRIEGIYNLSSRKFQEENKFKRKEFISQRNEKEQEPNLRGRKVNISKNEADTNSVSCESSNLDVVTEERVISVEHHSTWTTKELPTLPWHDTKKKFTEGMSPKLRLNLLNEELEELNMKCRKIEEEFENAEKELLNSKKEVCAKSLNFQDTGTEASKKDWELQALRNDLSERATNVQNLTEELQQAKEVIHRLSRENRDLKEAIRKLKRQTEIGNALLKEEMKLYYELEMEKIRGELDAIKNELRAEKTLQARNNRALELLRKHFASVTSSTLDSLTEEFF, from the coding sequence ATGGATGctagaagaaaacactggaaggAGAATATGTTTGCTCCTTTTTTCAGTGCACAGGATGTTCTAGATGAGGATTCTCAGCCTGAATCATCTTCTGAACAAATGACTTTAGATAAGGCCAATAGAATAGAAGGAATTTATAATTTGTCTAGTAGAaagtttcaagaagaaaataaatttaagaggaaagaatttatttctcaacgaaatgaaaaagaacaagaaccaaATTTAAGAGGGAGAAAGGTaaacatttcaaagaatgaaGCAGACACAAATTCTGTCTCCTGTGAATCATCTAATTTGGATGTTGTGACCGAAGAAAGGGTTATTAGCGTGGAACATCATTCTACCTGGACTACAAAGGAATTACCAACCCTCCCGTGGCACGACACGAAGAAGAAATTTACCGAAGGAATGTCTCCAAAACTTCGCCTGAATCTTTTGAACGAAGAACTGGAAGAACTTAAtatgaaatgcagaaaaatagaagaggaattTGAAAATGCCGAAAAAGAACTCTTGAACTCCAAAAAAGAAGTCTGTGCAAAATCCCTGAATTTTCAGGACACAGGGACGGAAGCTTCAAAGAAAGACTGGGAGCTCCAAGCTTTAAGAAATGACCTATCTGAAAGAGCAACAAACGTCCAGAACTTAACTGAAGAGCTCCAGCAAGCCAAAGAAGTCATCCACAGGCTGAGCCGAGAGAACAGAGATTTAAAAGAAGCCATCAGGAAACTAAAGCGTCAAACTGAGATTGGAAACGCACtcctgaaggaagaaatgaaactgtaTTATGAATTAGAGATGGAAAAGATCCGCGGGGAGCTGGATGCCATCAAGAACGAACTGAGAGCTGAGAAGACCCTGCAAGCAAGAAATAACAGGGCCCTGGAGTTGCTTAGGAAGCACTTTGCTTCTGTAACATCAAGTACCCTTGACAGCTTGACAGAGgagtttttttaa